The following is a genomic window from Verrucosispora sp. WMMD573.
GGCGTGACGGACGGCTTCTACCTCGCCGGCTCGGACAGCTGGTCGATCGACATGCGCCGACGGCAGTTTCAGTTCACCGCGCAGCGCTGGCACCGCATCCGCCACGGCCGGCTGACCGGGCAGGTGTCCCGTGCCGCGTACCAGGCCGAGACCACCGGGTTCTGGTCGTCGCTGTGCGGGCTGGGTGGGCAGGGCACCTGGCTGCTCTCCGGCGCCGACATGTGCGGCAAGGGGCAGCCGGTACAGGCGAGCGCGGCCAGCCACGGCTGCCCCGCCGCGGTCTTCCGCGGCATCGACGTCGTCGACACCGGAGGGCGGGACGGGTGAGCGGAATCCAGGACGCCCTGGAAGCGGCGCTGCGGCACCGGCGCGACGCCGACGAGCTGCTGCTGATCGCCGACGAGACGGCCGCCACGCAGGTGCGCTGGGCAGGCAACGCACTGACCACGAACGGCAGCGTCCGGGCCCGCCGGGTGACAGCGGTGGCGGTGCGGCAGGGCGCCGCCGGCGTACACGTCGGGCTGGTCGGCCACGCCGGGACGCTCGGTGACACCCTGCCGGACCTGGTCCGCGCGGCCGAGCGGGTCGCCCGCGACGCGCCGCCCGCCGCCGACGCCGCGACGCTGCCCACACCCTGGCGTACGCCGTCCTGGGCGGAGCCGCCCGGCGGCACCTCGGTCGACGCGTTCCGCGACGTGCTGCCCGGCCTCCGGGACGCCTTCGCGGCGGCCGGCCGGCGAAAGCTGTACGGATACGCCGAGCACCGCGTGGTCACCACCTACCTCGCCACGTCGACCGGCACCCGCCTGCGGCATCTCCAGTCCAGCGGCCTGTTCGACCTGAGCATGCGGGACGAGGCCGACGCCTCGGCCTGGACCGGCGTCACCGCGCCGGACCTGTCCAAGCTGGACGTGGCGGCACTCACCGGTGAGCTGTCCGCGACGCTGGGGCGGCCCGGCCGCCGGGTCGAACTGCCGCCGGGCCGCTACGAGGTGCTGCTCACCCCCAGCTGCGTGGCCGACCTGATGCTCCACCTCTACCTGGCCGCCGGGGCGCGCGGCGCCCTGGACGGGCGCACCGCCTTCAGCCGCCCGGACGGCCGGCTGCCGGTCGGCGAACGCGTCACCACGCTGCCGCTGACGCTGCGCAGCGACCCTGACCATCCGCTGTTGCCCTGCGCCCCGTTCACGGTCAGCCGGGGCACGGACGACCTCACCGCGGTGGTCGACAACGGGCTGCCGCTGCGGCCGACCAGCTGGATCGACGAGGGTGTGCTGACCGCGCTCGTGCAGACCCGGCACACCGCCGCGCAGACCGGTAGCCCGCTCACCCCGATGGTGGACAACCTGATGCTGGAGGGCGCGCCGGGCGGGCCGTCGCTGCCCGAGATGGTCCGCGCCACCCGGCGCGGCCTGCTGCTCACCTCGCTGTGGTACCTGCGCGACGTCGATCCGGCGTCGCTGCTGCTGACCGGCCTGACCCGCGACGGTGTGCACCTCGTGCAGGACGGCGAGATCGTCGGCACGGTACACAACTTCCGGTTCAACGAGAGCCCGCTGTCGCTGCTGGGCCGCGCCACCGAGGCCGGCCGGCCGGTGCCGGCGCTGCCCCGTGAGTGGGGTGACTACTTCACCCGCATGGTGATGCCGCCGTTGCGGGTGCCCGACTTCCTCATGTCGGCGGTCAGCCCGGCGACATGAGACGCAAGCGTGCTCAGGTGGACGCCGGTCCGAACAGGGCGGCGAACCGGTCCAGGGTGCGGCGATCGTAGGCGAGTTGTTTCTGCGGCGGGTACGGACGCCGGGCCGGCGGCAGGTACCCGGGCTCGCCGCGCCGGGGCAGCGTCCCGTCCGGGCGGCGCAGGTGCGGCCCGTAGAAGAACCAGCAGAGCTGGCCGACCAACTCGGCGAAGACCAGTGGGTGCAGGTCGACCGGATACATCGCCAGGTGACAGCGGGTCGCCCGGAACTCGCCCCGCGGCCCGAAGGTGTTGCCGAACAGGACGTGACCGAACACGTCGTGCACGGCCCGGAAGATGTCGTTGTGCAGCAGTTCCTCCCCGGCGGCCCGGACCCCGGCGGGGGCGCGCAGCGGATGGTCGCCGCCGCCACCGGCCGGTCCGTGCCCGTGGCGGGTGAGGAACACGTGCAGCAGGCCGCTGGCGCGGACCCGGGCGACCAGGTCCCGCGAGTCCCGGTACGGCTGTCCCGATCCGGTCCAGGGCAGCACCCGGATGCCCGCCTCGCCGATCAGCCGGAACTGTCGCAGGTTCTCCTCGGCCAGCCGGACGTACGCGTGAGCCGTGCCGGCCGGGTCGGTCACCATCGGGGCGGCTTCGTAGCGGTCCGCCACCTCGCGGCAGAAGTCCTCGTCGACGCGCAGCGGCTCGGCGGCCAGCCGGTTCAGCCGCACGGCGGGCACGCCCGCGCGCGCCGCCACCCGATCGCAGTGGGACTGCGCCAGCGCCCCGAGACGTACGGTGAGCCCGTGGTTGTCGCCTGTCATCGATGCTCCCGGACGAGGTACCGCGGCGGCCTTCTTCGGGTGGGCCCCTGCGTCAGTCCTCCCCCAACCAGAGGTTTGTCAGGTCGCCGTTGAGTACCGGGTACGGCAGCCAGTTGCGCACCCGGTGCCCGCGCAGCCAGTACTGGTGGGCGAAGAGGATCGGCACGACCGCGCAGTCGCGCAGCACCTCCCGCTCCGCGGCCCGCCAGTGCTCGTTGGCGGTCGCCTCGTCGGCGCAGCTCAGCGCGGCGTCGATCCGCTCGTTGACGACAGGGTTGTGGTAGTGGCCGAAGTTGGAACCCCAGTCGTCGTTCTCCGACACGTCGGAGCTGTCGAAGAGGGCCTGGAGGTAGACCCGGGCGTTGTTGCCGTGCCAGTCCGGCTCCCAGCCGGAGAGCGCCACGTCCCAGCGCCCCTCCCGGGCCCCGTCGGCCCGGCCCAGGTACCTGCCGAACAGCTCGGTGATGCCGGCCGGGACCAGATCGAGGGTGATGCCGGCACGGGCACACGCCGCCCGGACCACCCGTGCGGTCTCCGGGTGGATGTCCCGGTCGCGGTAGACAAGCTTGAGCGTGATCCCGTCCGGGTAGCCGGCGTCGGCGAGCAACCGGCGGGCCCGGTCCGGGTCGCCGGTGCCGCCGTTGGCCGCATAAGGGGCGAACGGCTGGTGCGCGCGACACAGCGGCGGCAGGATCTGCTCGGCGATGTCGTTGAGCCGCGGCCCACCCCACACCTCGGCGACGGCGGTCTTGTCGAGGGCGTACTGCAACGCCTCCCGTACCTCCCGGCGGCCCAGCGCCCCACCCTGGTTGGGGCTGAGCACGTTGATCACCAGATACGGGCTGAACAGGCCGGCCGGGCAGACCTCCAATCGGGGGTCCTCG
Proteins encoded in this region:
- a CDS encoding metallopeptidase TldD-related protein, which gives rise to MSGIQDALEAALRHRRDADELLLIADETAATQVRWAGNALTTNGSVRARRVTAVAVRQGAAGVHVGLVGHAGTLGDTLPDLVRAAERVARDAPPAADAATLPTPWRTPSWAEPPGGTSVDAFRDVLPGLRDAFAAAGRRKLYGYAEHRVVTTYLATSTGTRLRHLQSSGLFDLSMRDEADASAWTGVTAPDLSKLDVAALTGELSATLGRPGRRVELPPGRYEVLLTPSCVADLMLHLYLAAGARGALDGRTAFSRPDGRLPVGERVTTLPLTLRSDPDHPLLPCAPFTVSRGTDDLTAVVDNGLPLRPTSWIDEGVLTALVQTRHTAAQTGSPLTPMVDNLMLEGAPGGPSLPEMVRATRRGLLLTSLWYLRDVDPASLLLTGLTRDGVHLVQDGEIVGTVHNFRFNESPLSLLGRATEAGRPVPALPREWGDYFTRMVMPPLRVPDFLMSAVSPAT